In a genomic window of Gouania willdenowi chromosome 11, fGouWil2.1, whole genome shotgun sequence:
- the LOC114472097 gene encoding brevican core protein-like, giving the protein MLRGASRHVQIFPLLCAVCQLTLAFPTQTASSYDGVKRLQVNIPHSGTLFASLGSSVTIPCSVSMSSESPSTYSASIEPRIKWSVVSEEVETQILVVRGQRVKVNELYRERVALLNYTSSPDDLSLWLKDLRSSDSGHYRCEAQQGLEDASDLVQLKVKGVVFHYRNALGRYAFTFHQARDACEAIGAQIATVDQLLAAYRDGYEQCDAGWLEDQSVRYPIQVPREGCYGDMDGKPGVRNYGTMSADDEYDVYCYVEQAGGEVFHDSNPQKFSFEEAQLYCRSTGAELATTAQLYWAWSEGLDRCSPGWLSDGSVRFPIITPRERCGGAPAGVKTLYRFSNQTGFPEPSSLHDVYCFNGNKNASTDSPMDYMVTDAEDIEKDVVILMEKDHELQMSNQDEQVEREAQSWLESLSFFTAPFKDRNQVNTHQTVRTEPSFSPTARTNLPRPLEEMQSFTETNFNSQNHTEQINITISSIEPHKSPQNTTFFSYVYNETHPQQNSSENTKDIQVTDITSLKTQTNHSEASSNHSHEESPWEVTSVTFDPIQMTLEKAVMEDSVRTSFMSQNSKEEELHFWIPDQATRVITETQTFPWSHMDGSGDTSQDSDLDISTAESPAVAATTQPTPFALSEHPDLSFSTAKLGLHVLSTISQLWEASIPMQEGSSSSDIEDRHNVERKNELHLTMSADQVVSGVSLSTETAPDNLNTSNVFPADSSTANTSGYSMGLFVGAYEEASGHEPGTVEYDIELKKNIINATTLEGKTESYTYTLEKEANVSLTPKEAEGNGIYTSSLEESLTIDPIFEEAKVSSTVVLLEELFNSSTLDPDFNFAPTFKEGLKADQNFEEAKVATTLSLEVDLNNSSTAEENINFIPTIKEGLNDSALERGKNDSTTIYQEDSFGTPTPEDDVNISPTLKEEDNIAPTLEDFTTSTIIYKREKSVNDLQNSQRTTTSTTDPISSGSAKTTIRSTTRPWSPSTTMSRKATNHMPPVDYGLDLEISLTQSPTLLILTNERAAKGGAGKSSDVCVSEPCLNGGTCMDREGHVECLCLPTYGGHFCQTDLEHCEPGWDKFNGFCYRHFSQRLSWEVAEQQCRMMGAHLTSITTPEEQSFINRNYKEYQWTGLNDKTIEDDFRWSDGNSLLYENWYRGQPDSYFLSGEDCVVMVWHDDGRWSDVPCNYQLAFTCKKSTTFCGPPPKIRNALTFGKVRQRYETNALVRYRCEEGFQQRLNPVIRCLSAGIWERPKIRCIPEPGGSTQLPHETSATNNYAAAENNNEATKETPQYWDIRF; this is encoded by the exons ACATGTCCAGATATTTCCACTTCTCTGTGCAGTCTGTCAGCTCACTCTGGCCTTTCCCACGCAAACTGCTTCTTCCTATG ACGGGGTGAAGCGGCTACAGGTGAACATCCCTCACTCAGGTACATTATTTGCATCGTTGGGCAGCTCCGTCACCATCCCCTGCTCAGTATCGATGTCATCTGAGTCTCCCTCCACATATTCTGCCTCTATTGAGCCACGAATAAAATGGTCAGTGGTTTCTGAAGAAGTGGAAACTCAGATCTTGGTGGTTCGAGGGCAGAGGGTGAAGGTGAACGAGCTTTACCGAGAACGCGTCGCACTGCTGAACTACACGTCGAGCCCTGATGACCTCTCACTGTGGCTCAAGGATCTGCGCTCAAGTGACTCGGGCCATTACCGCTGTGAGGCGCAGCAGGGCCTGGAGGACGCCAGCGACCTGGTGCAGCTCAAGGTCAAAG gagtcGTCTTCCACTACAGAAATGCTTTGGGCCGCTACGCCTTCACCTTTCATCAGGCGCGTGATGCTTGTGAGGCCATCGGTGCACAAATCGCCACAGTTGACCAGCTGCTGGCAGCTTATCGTGACGGATACGAGCAGTGCGACGCCGGCTGGCTAGAAGATCAGTCTGTCAG GTACCCAATTCAAGTGCCCCGGGAAGGTTGTTATGGAGACATGGACGGCAAACCAGGAGTGAGGAACTATGGGACAATGAGTGCAGATGACGAGTATGACGTCTATTGTTATGTAGAACAAGCTGGAG GTGAGGTTTTCCATGACTCCAACCCGCAGAAGTTTTCATTTGAAGAGGCTCAGCTATACTGCAGGTCCACAGGGGCTGAGCTGGCAACAACAGCACAGCTGTACTGGGCCTGGAGTGAAGGACTGGACCGCTGCAGTCCCGGCTGGTTGTCTGATGGCAGCGTGAGGTTTCCTATTATCACCCCAAGAGAGCGCTGTGGGGGAGCTCCAGCAGGAGTCAAAACTCTTTACCGCTTCAGTAACCAGACCGGTTTCCCAGAGCCATCCAGCCTGCATGATGTCTATTGCTTCAATG GAAACAAAAATGCATCGACAGACTCTCCGATGGACTACATGGTCACAGACGCAGAAGACATTGAAAAAGATGTTGTTATTCTTATGGAAAAGGATCATGAACTTCAAATGAGCAATCAAGATGAGCAGGTGGAACGAGAGGCCCAAAGTTGGCTGGAATCTTTATCATTTTTCACTGCTCCTTTTAAAGACAGAAACCAAGTCAACACCCACCAAACAGTCCGAACAGAGCCATCCTTCAGTCCGACCGCACGTACAAACCTCCCTCGGCCTCTAGAAGAAATGCAGTCTTTTACTGAAACAAACTTTAACTCACAGAATCATACAGAACAGATAAACATTACGATTAGCAGCATAGAACCTCACAAATCAccacaaaatacaacatttttctCCTACGTTTACAATGAAACTCATCCTCAGCAAAACTCATCAGAAAATACCAAAGATATTCAAGTCACTGACATTAccagtttaaaaacacaaacaaatcacAGCGAGGCAAGCAGCAACCATTCTCATGAGGAAAGTCCCTGGGAGGTCAcctctgtgacctttgacccaatacAGATGACGCTGGAGAAGGCAGTCATGGAGGACTCTGTGCGAACATCGTTCATGAGTCAAAACTCAAAAGAGGAAGAGTTACATTTCTGGATACCTGATCAAGCAACCAGAGTTATCACTGAGACACAAACATTCCCTTGGTCACACATGGACGGGTCTGGAGATACCTCTCAAG ACAGCGACCTCGACATCTCAACCGCAGAGTCTCCTGCTGTGGCTGCCACCACTCAACCAACTCCTTTTGCCTTGTCTGAACATCCAGATCTCAGTTTTTCTACAGCCAAACTGGGCTTGCATGTCCTCTCCACCATATCACAGCTGTGGGAGGCATCCATCCCCATGCAAGAGGGAAGTTCAAGCTCTGACATTGAAGATAGGCATAACGTAGAGCGCAAAAATGAACTGCACTTAACAATGTCCGCAGACCAGGTCGTTTCTGGAGTAAGTCTGTCTACGGAAACAGCTCCAGATAACTTAAACACCTCTAACGTCTTTCCTGCAGACTCTAGCACTGCAAACACGTCAGGGTATAGCATGGGTTTATTTGTCGGAGCCTATGAAGAAGCCAGTGGGCATGAGCCGGGTACAGTTGAATATGACATCGAACTTAAAAAGAACATTATTAATGCAACAACTCTTGAGGGAAAAACTGAAAGTTACACTTATACACTGGAAAAGGAAGCAAATGTTTCCCTAACTCCAAAGGAAGCTGAAGGTAATGGTATTTATACCTCATCTTTAGAGGAAAGTTTAACCATTGATCCAATATTTGAAGAAGCTAAGGTTTCTTCAACAGTTGTGCTTTTGGAAGAACTGTTCAATTCTTCAACCCTTGATCCAGACTTTAACTTCGCCCCAACTTTTAAGGAAGGGTTAAAAGCTGACCAAAACTTTGAAGAAGCTAAAGTTGCAACAACACTTTCCCTTGAAGTTGATTTAAACAATTCTTCCACTGCTGAAGAAAACATTAACTTTATCCCAACAATTAAAGAAGGGCTAAATGACTCAGCTctagaaagaggaaaaaatgatTCAACAACTATCTATCAGGAAGATTCCTTTGGCACCCCGACACCTGAGGATGATGTTAACATTAGCCCAACTCTTAAAGAAGAGGATAATATCGCTCCAACTCTCGAGGACTTTACTACCTCTACCATTATATATAAACGTGAAAAGTctgtgaatgacctgcagaacAGCCAAAGAACCACTACATCGACCACCGACCCCATCTCGTCTGGCTCAGCAAAAACCACCATCCGATCCACCACACGCCCCTGGAGCCCATCCACTACAATGTCCCGGAAGGCGACCAACCATATGCCGCCAGTGGACTACGGTCTGGACCTTGAGATTAGTCTCACTCAGTCACCCACCCTGCTTATTTTGACCAATGAAAGGGCGGCTAAGGGTGGAGCGGGGAAGTCTTCAG atgtttgtgtAAGTGAGCCATGTCTCAATGGAGGCACCTGCATGGACAGAGAGGGCCATGTTGAATGTCTCTGCTTACCAACATATGGAGGACACTTCTGTCAGACTG ACCTGGAACACTGTGAACCCGGCTGGGACAAATTCAACGGTTTCTGCTATCGACACTTCAGCCAGCGTCTGAGCTGGGAGGTGGCAGAGCAGCAGTGTCGCATGATGGGAGCTCATCTGACATCCATCACAACCCCAGAGGAGCAGAGCTTCATCAACA GGAACTACAAGGAGTACCAGTGGACGGGCCTGAATGACAAGACAATAGAGGATGACTTCCGTTGGTCTGATGGAAACTCATTG CTGTATGAGAACTGGTACAGAGGGCAGCCGGACAGCTACTTCCTCTCAGGAGAAGACTGTGTGGTGATGGTTTGGCACGACGACGGGCGTTGGAGCGATGTCCCCTGCAACTATCAGCTCGCTTTCACCTGCAAAAAGAGCACCA CCTTTTGTGGTCCTCCGCCAAAGATCCGAAATGCCTTAACATTTGGGAAAGTTCGACAGAGGTATGAGACGAATGCACTGGTGCGTTATCGCTGTGAAGAGGGTTTCCAGCAAAGACTAAACCCAGTGATCAGGTGTCTGTCTGCAGGCATCTGGGAGAGGCCAAAGATCCGCTGCATACCTG AACCTGGAGGCTCAACTCAGCTTCCCCATGAGACTTCTGCAACCAACAACTATGCAGCTGCTGAGAACAACAATGAAGCAACTAAAGAAACACCACAGTACTGGGACATCAGGTTTTAA